The Anopheles merus strain MAF chromosome 2L, AmerM5.1, whole genome shotgun sequence genome has a segment encoding these proteins:
- the LOC121592047 gene encoding large proline-rich protein BAG6 isoform X2 produces the protein MINLKVKTLDSQNHDFTVDEEISVRQFKEQIADKISVSVELQRLIYCGRVLSDDVPLKNYDLNGKVVHLVQRPPPSARGTSLSTSESGGRDEGARASRRSRSSDNASRTIFPSLDELNTMYFGSMTSIPLNMTSTNVTQIPSVGSSSTLCNNRITVARHMLDCADSILSYLENPARGLNYSAMDYLSQQTMESTVFEVGISAVGDVDIPHNQVQSFVNAFQGAVSAALRQNGMSNVTVQQPDGLNGSVQVFGTVPDFAVLTPPNTSATATPAHEGSGTSSSGGGGGGGGGGSSSSSISSISSGGGGGGSSSSSSSSSSSSSETSAESRRQARSGLNAQTTSTQTLGEVVQQMRSVQRRMEPFLQQYYDILQEDPAFEESDTVGRENAQRVFDRVSEAMHYISHAQHAISDLMLDLQMTTPRHLCCRPILVEQNAYVSSGMAAMPNINLANLLRNHINVNNNNNNNNNPEVGNNNIHAQLINLGITAQPTFFAAAGGGTAPGAAAGATATANNTMRPPSSAPSGGGTTAAPSTTAPNGAAAAAANNTAAQPRPPNLGWRDNPVIIMRELLHPRAPRTASADGRLQPPSATAGSNTRNRPTATATTTNSGTNNNNSAGGTPNNAAAGTPNNATQNAQIQMARLIQAVVNAAPIHTDIHVQINTAGGGGAGGNTGSGAATAPPPTNNAGSRGGSTAGAAAAAATSTTAQTTNTGSSSSTAGGTTNASTATGGNGRGGPGGGGENVVHVYPRFATVTLPTTSTQTRSTSRPHVHSIPPSHLGGAGQIRNLRPMAASILNTFDRFLPCNSHHIRDNTGSNGDRSSEGTPNRTGSGETTANTPNAAPPSTEGGSDTVPMQDDVRTAAAATRVNMFGTQLTMGDLQNLVPNPNTLNRIREPLRSYVNRALFTPDREVDEQTVREAGERIINNVMPMLVPVVDIESPEFDTRASLANLMRSTFPSFINLVREDSSSQFGVRLMRLLLTFLRRSFMILIRGVGRERSLMAVSTLVAFALRLHNVPEPERLVRLLIRPTLENNFAAAARHDMFDIQQFLVIRQPAPESAAATGAAAAAAATAAAPGTATTADGSESLSSSSMSSSTGTSSGQREASPMDVDEAETMSTPELVSDIAEISISIEPPAMSVDPADTVPTSSSPDAGPAAGNDGELAGHGDRTPQPAETPAQEVPIVTCSLTGTDLDFANRPVPPPRPPGDDEELPTVEYDAESWHRHFPSNWLPIITRDLGRQRRQSPQAPFSDAYISGLSSKRRKLLSETKPASDVHSLISDGVRRAFLGTGIAPSNAVIGASTAAAAATSSGASGGSATVGASTSAAGVATGGGGSNTAPTRFRTLDELANNIANDGALQMSYCEAMKASIRDRLAKDTDYDAMRFPNCSKYFEK, from the exons ATGATAAATTTAAAGGTGAAAACCCTCGACTCACAGAATCATGACTTTACGGTCGACGAAGAG ATCTCCGTGCGTCAGTTTAAGGAACAGATCGCGGACAAGATCAGCGTGTCGGTGGAGCTGCAGCGGCTCATCTACTGCGGGCGCGTACTGTCCGACGATGTGCCGCTGAAGAACTACGATCTAAACGGCAAGGTGGTGCATCTGGTGCAGCGTCCGCCCCCGTCGGCCCGCGGCACCAGCCTGAGCACGTCGGAGTCGGGCGGCCGGGATGAGGGTGCGCGTGCTTCGCGCCGCTCGCGAAGCAGCGACAACGCCTCCCGCACCATCTTTCCCAGCCTGGACGAGCTGAACACAATGTACTTCGGTTCGATGACGTCGATTCCACTGAACATGACCTCGACG AACGTTACCCAGATCCCGTCGGTCGGTTCGTCGTCGACGCTGTGCAACAATCGCATCACCGTCGCCCGCCACATGCTCGACTGTGCGGACAGCATACTGAGCTATCTGGAgaatccggcccgcgggctGAACTACAGCGCGATGGACTACCTGTCGCAGCAGACGATGGAGTCGACCGTGTTCGAGGTGGGCATCTCGGCGGTCGGCGACGTGGACATCCCGCACAACCAGGTGCAGAGCTTCGTGAACGCGTTCCAGGGCGCGGTCAGTGCGGCCCTGCGCCAGAACGGCATGTCGAACGTGACGGTCCAGCAGCCGGACGGGCTGAACGGCTCGGTGCAGGTGTTCGGCACCGTGCCCGACTTTGCCGTGCTGACGCCACCGAACACGAGCGCCACGGCCACGCCCGCCCACGAAGGTTCGGGCACGAGCTCgtccggtggcggtggcggcggcggcggcggcggtagcagcagcagtagcatcagcagcatcagcagcggtggcggtggcggcggcagttcgagcagcagctcgtcctcgtcctccaGCTCGTCGGAAACGAGTGCCGAGAGCCGGCGCCAGGCCCGGTCGGGGCTGAACGCGCAGACGACGAGCACGCAGACGCTCGGCGAGGTGGTGCAGCAGATGCGCTCGGTCCAGCGGCGCATGGAACCGTTCCTGCAGCAGTACTACGACATCCTGCAGGAAGATCCCGCGTTCGAGGAGTCGGACACGGTCGGGCGGGAGAACGCGCAGCGCGTGTTCGATCGCGTGTCGGAAGCGATGCACTACATCTCGCACGCCCAGCACGCGATCAGCGACCTGATGCTGGACCTGCAGATGACCACGCCGCGCCACCTCTGCTGCCGGCCGATACTGGTCGAGCAGAACGCGTACGTCAGCTCCGGGATGGCCGCCATGCCG aacATCAATCTGGCCAACTTGCTGCGCAATCACATCAACgtgaataacaacaacaataacaacaacaacccggAAGTGGGCAACAACAATATACACGCGCAGCTGATCAACCTGGGCATCACAGCGCAGCCGACCTTCTTCGCTGCGGCCGGCGGTGGAACGGCTCCCGGTGCGGCGGCTGGAGCCACTGCGACGGCGAACAACACGATGCGCCCGCCGTCGTCGGCCCCATCCGGTGGCGGCACCACAGCCGCACCGTCGACGACCGCGCCCAACggagcggcagcggcggcggcaaacAACACCGCGGCTCAGCCGCGGCCACCGAACCTAG GTTGGCGCGACAATCCGGTCATCATTATGCGGGAGCTGCTGCACCCAAGGGCACCACGGACGGCCTCTGCCGATGGTCGCCTGCAACCGCCATCTGCAACGGCCGGCAGCAACACCCGCAATCGACCGACGGCCacagctactactactaact CgggcacaaacaacaacaatagtgCGGGCGGAACGCCGAACAATGCTGCAGCCGGAACTCCGAACAACGCGACCCAGAACGCCCAGATCCAGATGGCGCGTCTCATACAGGCGGTCGTCAATGCTGCCCCCATTCACACCGACATACACGTGCAGATCAATacggccggtggtggtggtgccggtggTAACACTGGCAGCGGTGCAGCTACGGCTCCGCCTCCCACAAACAACGCGGGCAGTCGGGGTGGTAGTACGGCCGgtgcggccgccgccgccgccacctccACGACGGCACAAACCACAAatacgggcagcagcagcagcacggccggCGGCACAACCAACGCATCGACGGCCACCGGCGGCAACGGTCGCGGTGGGCCGGGCGGTGGAGGTGAGAATGTGGTCCACGTGTATCCACGCTTCGCCACCGTGACGCTGCCGACGACGTCCACGCAGACGCGATCTACCTCCCGCCCGCACGTGCACAGCATTCCGCCGTCCCATCTGGGCGGTGCCGGACAAATTCGCAACCTGCGACCGATGGCGGCCAGCATACTGAACACTTTCGATCG GTTTTTGCCGTGCAACAGTCACCACATTCGTGACAATACCGGATCGAACGGGGATCGTTCGAGCGAGGGTACACCGAACCGTACCGGTTCCGGCGAGACGACGGCAAACACACCGAACGCGGCGCCCCCGTCCACCGAAGGAGGATCGGACACTGTTCCGATGCAGGATGATG TCCGTACGGCAGCTGCAGCGACCCGGGTGAACATGTTCGGTACGCAACTGACCATGGGCGATCTGCAGAATCTTGTACCGAACCCGAACACACTGAACCGCATACGGGAACCGCTCCGTTCGTACGTGAACCGAGCGCTGTTTACGCCCGACCGTGAAGTAGACGAGCAAACTGTGCGTGAG GCAGGTGAAAGAATCATCAACAACGTGATGCCCATGCTGGTGCCGGTGGTGGATATCGAAAGCCCCGAGTTCGATACGCGTGCCTCGCTGGCCAACCTGATGCGCAGCACGTTCCCGTCGTTCATCAATCTGGTGCGCGAGGACAGCTCGTCCCAGTTTGGGGTGCGGTTGATGCGCCTGCTGCTCACGTTCCTGCGCCGCTCGTTCATGATACTGATCCGTGGGGTGGGTCGGGAACGGTCGCTGATGGCCGTCTCGACGCTGGTCGCGTTTGCGCTTCGCCTGCACAACGTGCCGGAACCGGAGCGGCTGGTGCGGCTGCTGATTAGGCCCACGCTGGAGAACAActttgccgccgccgcccggcaCGACATGTTTGACATTCAGCAGTTTCTAGTCATCCGACAGCCGGCGCCAGAATCGGCCGCAGCaacgggagcagcagcagcagcagcagcaacagcagcagcaccaggcaCAGCAACCACAGCCGATGGTTCCGAAAGCCTTTCGTCGTCTAGCATGTCTTCCAGCACTGGCACCTCCAGCGGCCAGCGGGAAGCTAGT CCCATGGATGTCGATGAGGCGGAAACCATGTCCACGCCGGAGCTGGTGTCGGATATTGCCGAAATATCGATCTCCATCGAACCGCCGGCCATGAGCGTCGATCCCGCCGACACGGTGCCGACCAGCAGTTCGCCGGACGCTGGCCCAGCGGCGGGTAACGACGGCGAACTGGCTGGCCATGGCGACCGAACGCCACAACCGGCGGAAACACCAGCACAGGAAGTGCCGATCGTGACGTGCTCGCTGACAGGAACGGATCTAGATTTCGCCAATCGGCCCGTACCGCCGCCCCGGCCGCCCGGCGACGATGAGGAGCTGCCGACCGTCGAGTACGATGCCGAATCCTGGCATCGCCACTTCCCGTCCAACTGGTTGCCGATCATTACGCGCGATCTGGGCAGACAGCGGCGACAG AGTCCTCAGGCTCCGTTTTCCGACGCATACATTTCGGGGCTGTCTTCAAAGCGCCGAAAGCTGCTGTCCGAAACGAAGCCGGCAAGCGACGTGCATTCGCTGATATCGGACGGCGTGCGGCGCGCCTTCCTGGGCACGGGAATCGCTCCTTCCAATGCGGTGATCGGTGCCAGCAccgccgccgcagcagcaacatcctCGGGCGCATCCGGTGGCAGCGCTACCGTCGGTGCCAGCACTAGTGCTGCCGGTGTTgctactggtggtggtgggagcAACACCGCACCCACCCGGTTCCGCACACTGGACGAGCTGGCCAACAACATTGCCAACGATGGCGCCCTGCAGATGTCGTACTGCGAAGCGATGAAGGCGAGCATACGCGACCGGCTGGCGAAGGACACCGACTACGATGCCATGCGGTTCCCCAACTGTTCCAAGTACTTTGAAAAGTag